A genome region from Triticum aestivum cultivar Chinese Spring chromosome 2B, IWGSC CS RefSeq v2.1, whole genome shotgun sequence includes the following:
- the LOC123040458 gene encoding ribosome production factor 2 homolog, translated as MRSPGHAKKVKNVMNDVIDDKRGMIYIRDQNISKLTLTKDIKGLKGERRDAKKNNGHSKKQKLRKKQKKLAPKSAK; from the exons ATGAGGAGTCCTGGTCATGCTAAGAAG GTGAAAAATGTGATGAATGATGTAATTGATGACAAGCGGGGCATGATCTACATTCGAGACCAGAAT ATTTCAAAATTGACCTTAACAAAAGACATAAAGGGTTTGAAGGGGGAGCGCCGTGATGCCAAGAAAAACAATGGGCATTCAAAGAAGCAAAAG ctgaggaagaagcagaagaagctcGCTCCCAAGAGTGCAAAATGA